The following coding sequences lie in one Panicum virgatum strain AP13 chromosome 6N, P.virgatum_v5, whole genome shotgun sequence genomic window:
- the LOC120677855 gene encoding uncharacterized protein LOC120677855 codes for MLKLKRLSLPCYNRQALLKFKRLTFSGSLVKASGKAQRRCGVGESGPGSGGASLQRQMPRWHGAGSGPGARFLLEAGKRGGRRPDLESGGGRWNPRRQELESGGAAPPYSIQPLVPLLYLLTQLYPSASSASFACRSALPRLSSAALPLKDSWLLALLQGFVAACSAPPHVSSESELQLAVWGKKSEFRIQIIQRGCMLHETSQQGLLDRGGSVVHVLQNRNQKGMYVHVCAASILDEGMCMASPRRAPYSPRRLEGGGSPHLAFPP; via the exons ATGCTAAAATTGAAAAGGCTCAGCTTACCTTGCTACAATCGGCAAGCACTGCTGAAATTTAAGAGGCTCACCTTCTCTGGTAGCCTGGTCAAGGCATCGGGGAAGGCGCAGCGCCGGTGCGGCGTCGGGGAATCGGGTCCCGGCAGTGGCGGCGCCTCCCTCCAGCGCCAAATGCCCAGGTGGCACGGTGCCGGCAGTGGCCCAGGAGCTCGATTTCTCCTGGAGGCTG GGAAGAGAGGAGGGCGGAGGCCGGACCTGGAATCCGGCGGCGGGAGGTGGAATCCCCGGCGGCAGGAGCTGGaatccggcggcgcggcccctcCATATTCCATCCAGCCACTGGTTCCTCTGCTCTACCTCCTCACGCAGCTCTACCCCTCTGCTTCCTCTGCTTCGTTCGCCTGCAGATCTGCGCTTCCACGACTCTCCTCTGCAGCTCTTCCCCTCAAGGATTCGTGGCTGCTAGCTCTGCTCCAAGGATTCGTGGCTGCTTGCTCTGCTCCACCTCACGTCAGCTCAGAGTCAGAG CTGCAGCTTGCTGTCTGGGGAAAGAAAAGTGAGTTCAGAATTCAGATCATACAAAG GGGATGCATGCTACATGAAACAAGCCAACAAGGGCTGCTGGATAGAGGAGGATCAGTGGTACATGTGCTCCAGAACAGGAACCAAAAAGGTAtgtatgtgcatgtttgtgctGCCTCTATTTTAGATGAGGGTATGtgtatggcgtcgcctcgccgcgcgccttaTTCGCCTAGGCGTCTGGAAGGGGGTGGGTCGCCGCACCTCGCCTTTCCTCCTTAA